One Littorina saxatilis isolate snail1 linkage group LG1, US_GU_Lsax_2.0, whole genome shotgun sequence genomic window carries:
- the LOC138947026 gene encoding uncharacterized protein produces the protein MILPFERMDIRTLVLTSGIILLNLTNIGGSLYRCMIPLQHCLGNFLPIGYAMQRVDIPTAITHLNQQCPNIESVNTCLAQYDCRHLPARRRVEAYRWFFNWMCQNTHVFEANAECWDFPFESDVTSCGEHYIAGEMGSRLHMANHPCPYVQQLVVCVREKMLKRPECSETATELYVNIIIQSSRAFSACPR, from the exons ATGATTTTGCCGTTTGAAAGGATGGACATAAGAACATTGGTTCTGACATCGGGGATAATTCTTCTCA ACTTGACAAATATCGGGGGTAGCCTGTACCGATGTATGATACCCCTTCAGCACTGCCTGGGTAACTTTCTACCCATTGGCTATGCCATGCAGAGAGTGGACATACCAACTGCTATCACACATCTCAATCAACAGTGTCC GAACATTGAAAGCGTGAACACCTGTCTGGCTCAGTACGACTGTCGCCATCTTCCTGCCAGACGTCGCGTTGAGGCGTATCGCTGGTTCTTCAATTGGATGTGTCAAAACACGCATG TGTTTGAGGCAAACGCAGAATGCTGGGATTTTCCGTTTGAAAGTGACGTCACCAGTTGTGGTGAGCATTACATCGCTGGGGAAATGGGATCTCGCCTGCATATGGCCAACCATCCTTGTCC GTATGTTCAACAGCTGGTGGTGTGTGTCCGCGAGAAGATGCTGAAACGTCCCGAGTGTTCGGAGACGGCCACAGAACTCTACGTCAACATCATCATCCAGTCCAGTCGCGCCTTCTCCGCCTGTCCACGCTGA